From Desulfosoma caldarium, the proteins below share one genomic window:
- a CDS encoding bifunctional 5,10-methylenetetrahydrofolate dehydrogenase/5,10-methenyltetrahydrofolate cyclohydrolase: MSAKLIKGAEVAKQIREELAAEVKSIKEKYGVEPGLVTILVGENPASQSYVRAKQKAAHELGFYSVQDNQPADISEDNLLALIDKYNKDPKIDGILVQLPLPKHINENKVLYAIDPGKDVDAFHPFNVGKLMIGQPDYLPCTPAGIQELLIRSGTETSGAEVVVVGRSNIVGKPIAVMMMQKGKGANATVTVCHTRTKDVQFHTKRADILIVAAGVTEYVKGDWIKPGAVVIDVGVNEVGQTADGKRILKGDVAFDEAKEVASAITPVPGGVGPMTITMLMKNTVRACKVHHKIKD; encoded by the coding sequence ATGTCGGCAAAACTGATCAAAGGGGCGGAAGTCGCCAAGCAGATTCGGGAAGAATTGGCGGCAGAAGTCAAAAGCATCAAGGAAAAGTATGGTGTGGAACCGGGCCTGGTGACCATTTTGGTGGGGGAAAACCCGGCGTCCCAAAGCTATGTGCGGGCCAAACAAAAAGCCGCCCATGAACTGGGGTTCTATTCGGTTCAGGACAATCAGCCGGCGGATATTTCGGAAGACAACCTTTTGGCCCTGATCGACAAATACAACAAGGATCCAAAAATCGACGGCATTTTGGTCCAGTTGCCTTTGCCCAAGCATATTAATGAAAACAAGGTGCTCTACGCCATCGACCCGGGCAAGGATGTGGACGCCTTTCATCCCTTTAATGTGGGCAAGCTCATGATTGGCCAGCCGGATTATCTGCCTTGTACGCCCGCCGGCATTCAGGAGCTCTTGATCCGTTCGGGCACGGAAACGTCCGGGGCGGAAGTGGTGGTTGTGGGCCGCTCCAACATTGTGGGCAAACCCATTGCGGTCATGATGATGCAAAAGGGTAAGGGCGCCAACGCCACGGTGACGGTCTGCCACACCCGCACCAAGGATGTGCAGTTCCACACAAAACGGGCCGATATTCTTATCGTGGCCGCCGGTGTGACAGAATATGTCAAAGGGGATTGGATCAAACCGGGGGCTGTAGTCATTGATGTGGGTGTCAATGAAGTGGGACAGACCGCCGACGGCAAGAGAATCCTCAAGGGCGATGTGGCCTTTGACGAAGCCAAGGAAGTGGCCAGCGCCATCACGCCGGTTCCCGGCGGCGTGGGCCCGATGACCATCACCATGCTCATGAAAAATACCGTGAGGGCCTGCAAAGTCCATCACAAGATCAAGGACTAA